A stretch of Manis javanica isolate MJ-LG chromosome 1, MJ_LKY, whole genome shotgun sequence DNA encodes these proteins:
- the POMC gene encoding pro-opiomelanocortin gives MPRLCCSRSGALLLALLLQASMEVHGWCLESSQCQDLTTESNLLACIRVCKPDLSAETPVLPGNGDEQPLTESPRKYVMGHFRWDRFGRRNGSSGGGAGPEREEAAPVGPGPRGEGAAPAPREGKRSYSMEHFRWGKPVGKKRRPVKVYPNGAEDESAEAFPLEGKRQLARGQPDDLEDRLAAARAAGPYKMQHFRWGSPPKDKRYGGFMSSEKGQTPLVTLFKNAIIKNAHKKGQ, from the exons ATGCCGAGATTGTGCTGCAGCCGCTCAGGGGCCCTGCTGCTGGCTTTGCTGCTTCAGGCTTCCATGGAAGTGCATGGCTGGTGCCTGGAGAGCAGCCAGTGTCAAGACCTCACCACGGAAAGTAATCTGCTG GCGTGCATCCGAGTGTGCAAGCCCGACCTTTCGGCCGAGACGCCCGTGCTCCCCGGCAACGGCGACGAGCAGCCGCTGACCGAGAGCCCCCGCAAGTACGTCATGGGCCACTTCCGCTGGGACCGCTTCGGCCGCCGGAAcggcagcagcggcggcggcgcgggcccGGAGCGCGAGGAGGCGGCGCCCGTGGGCCCCGGGCCCCGAGGCGAAGGCGCCGCGCCCGCGCCGCGCGAGGGCAAGCGCTCCTACTCCATGGAGCACTTCCGCTGGGGCAAGCCGGTGGGCAAGAAGCGGCGCCCGGTGAAGGTGTACCCCAACGGCGCCGAGGACGAGTCGGCCGAGGCCTTCCCGCTCGAGGGCAAGAGACAGCTGGCCCGGGGGCAGCCCGACGACCTGGAGGACCGCCTGGCGGCGGCGAGGGCCGCGGGGCCCTATAAGATGCAGCACTTCCGCTGGGGCAGCCCGCCCAAGGACAAGCGCTACGGCGGCTTCATGTCCTCCGAGAAGGGCCAGACGCCGCTGGTGACGCTGTTCAAGAACGCCATCATCAAGAACGCCCACAAGAAGGGCCAGTGA